A stretch of the Theileria equi strain WA chromosome 1, complete sequence genome encodes the following:
- a CDS encoding folylpolyglutamate synthase, putative (encoded by transcript BEWA_029790A) yields the protein MMTIDKHHYGLLFFLIHPLPLSNLFNHVKRSFILLMALLYFEEKGTEWIILETGIGGLLDKTNFATNTKIVVISSIGYDHMHILGKRLEDIAKQKAGTIKQNSIVVLGPNCYDNDIFVEKANAVNARVIKCEKRVFSSFDEENSETARVVFEQALELGKAPRSALTSCLAMRMQMLSSKQIESVKAHLSSLIGECSNAEKVGTPRAVIFDIGHNETAINRLCNDIVKSFEDKIILCVSISHNRSLGIFNPAASVRNRSGELILKDIYFVPSGHDYCRQLSDADQESLTKSVSPELETAFKRGIEKSKGFCSTCESLDPFDAILYNAFLESCRGSHILVITGTAYIMEQAWKSLGLSL from the exons ATGATGACTATAGACAAACACCATTATGgccttttatttttccTCATACACCCTTTGCCCCTTTCAAATCTCTTTAACCATGTAAAGCGCAGT TTCATTCTCCTCATGGCTCTCTTGTACTTTGAGGAAAAGGGGACTGAGTGGATAATCCTCGAGACGGGGATCGGAGGTCTGCTGGACAAGACAAATTTTGCGACAAACACCAAGATTGTCGTCATATCTTCCATAG GATACGACCACATGCACATTCTTGGCAAAAGGTTGGAGGACATTGCAAAGCAAAAGGCTGGAACGATCAAGCAGAATAGCATCGTAGTTTTAGGTCCAAATTGTTACGATAATGATATATTTGTGGAAAAAGCAAATGCAGTAAACGCCCGTGTTATAAAATGTGAGAAACGGGTCTTTAGTAGTTTTGATGAGGAGAATTCAGAAACAGCCAG AGTTGTGTTTGAACAGGCACTTGAACTTGGGAAAGCCCCAAGATCAGCCCTTACTTCATGCTTGGCAATGCGCATGCAAATGCTATCGAGTAAACAAATTGAATCTGTAAAGGCGCACCTGTCATCGCTCATCGGAGAATGTAGTAATGCAGAAAAAGTTGGAACTCCAAGAGCTGTAATATTCGACATTGGACACAATGAGACCGCAATAAACAGACTGTGCAAT GACATTGTAAAGTCGTTTGAAGACAAGATAATTTTATGTGTGTCGATATCTCACAATAGGAGTCTTGGAATTTTCAATCCGGCCGCCAGTGTGAGAAACAGGAGCGGTGAATTGATACTAAAGGACATTTACTTTGTACCCTCTGGGCACGACTATTGCCGACAGCTGTCTGACGCCGACCAAGAATCGCTGACTAAAAGTGTATCACCAGA GTTAGAGACTGCATTTAAGCGGGGAATTGAAAAATCAAAGGGGTTTTGTTCAACTTGCGAGTCGCTTG ACCCATTTGATGCCATTTTGTACAATGCCTTTTTGGAGTCTTGCAGGGGTTCACACATACTCGTAATCACTGGGACCGCCTACATTATGGAACAAGCCTGGAAATCCCTAGGCTTGTCGCTGTAA
- a CDS encoding hypothetical protein (encoded by transcript BEWA_029780A), protein MTQKGRFKFQSSAKVAKSVNAVPFDDILAFKSDDARGCFGITLRNLLRLKDLLKYKQELKEVQRLSHSANELPCDYPEGNEALSSENKVVQVLLGCAKVATPVELEGLFRLLAAYFKDFGASCSVPLVDILKIVEQNPDVNSKSAFSFLVTFFKAHTTHVLKNIESLIKDFLPWLNHRNGLIRRLSMESLGILLRRSNSSTIENIIAFCIHMDGSEKIILAMIQNIDGNFTSKMEHIFVFILTRLVDCNPESQGENVEKVVDVMRKCIASMKVYSKGKQVDLAWLNNLYDEHIFKLSQDQIAVPSFRSLCIVLELCLEMFISFKYAGYKGLSSYPLIADGVLFSVLLKDFVVPLIIFSKENAVLFEEICTMLLRVVRSSTEATRVLDRDFNAVIEAIDYKCASGGNMNPFLSLFEWRLKSDEIEQISSVLVLFAKIFNDREVFHPFLINPSIVQRIVSFIRVILNDISASNLENGSAPFSLEGKINNLFSCTSGLYCIFNVRKRLKSAPPLVVDDALLSEILEVCLRSFYTLEDKRVVIKLYAITCDMVKERSEYITKLLSLVQEKDEMLNNWTLIEFLHKNFTNEMHNIVQKVVTKLPCEDVQLRLSIIMFVQKYLISREIRSSAYLEPLLEFETLSNTVANGRKKCLLMQKSVNVLDVTEFKGAGAKSDDIAFAVNFITRILVSQYFVKFSPLWQGCREALSMLAPKIKPVPHGGKLVVGIWDCLFEQLENLERSKEAFPELPKILEEAIGYERCERTDATTLQSQLLQIMSHLISEIKDRNSKIQQLVDYTYQQFINSKLELQKYPIAAVASLLQKYNRDIGDHELLSICLSDAIRSNDPKIRENAVIVISSKYKGIDVKRLCELASGGYTQILSLTKTAFEYSLEEPFELSTAIEIRLLVPRIIQHTNVAHGVPIIDYFSSFPPKFVNIVLLELLPQEFQDSFLNNLSKGGNDDYGTLMGIMDYKQQHGSLPQVLTTLHLLIKRLMKHLTEQSICIMKFCCSLLESDRDSPIIVERVFKIMVELVEVYEGKRQEFLSILSSVPELVVHYIKTTALSLPFLLCWTCKGDYIAEFCTRVIPDVFPSIFSGKLSNQILQLANDIYSDATILAYAQASDSQNHPMFEIMLKSAEPLLDSLASLYSSSGAITEFNIIKGITSLPLAPSVKAKALNILISCLPGRDAMTGKKFKSNKVRAEKFKEWRKLLESLSFCIAMIKDEEMVDRIWGFINNCLTFVGEMECRRLASSMLPLLPSQERGVGYLGDVLYKMNATKSRSVDAKLDLDLNVELISDVVQEIENDVLSLKCLHTIQVHALFVIWHNHRDPGVRRSVALLTSAVMKKIFEALRSQTSSLEGIQAHAAETSILSQSIFPFIRRCFGSDKSDDALVCFSIEVLEDFATIFSTDQKMKEILTNRLHSDLLGNVAIVECLKSLRQLQKHKRCKGLKQVQNMVGSNVFSRNTISKLFIPLCLKFLVQSHAVRHPGLSDMSKECIIVLSKSLSALSLVKFLKKLVSTYDSSRLSIVLKIFSRVLQNIAEPTFFNSLATAQSADTVSKHRGPEVLDKILLKLKKMSVKNTNKKAGQVPVPEVFESVGSLLFYFDGMIVTREITKHSRILSKFLTSRDREVRRAARVSLINILKPLPFNYASFVVKELSLNLTKGFQCPVLIFTVYSIMHSVLKNNEGAMLTTKDEIYRMFEMIADELLRMQEKDDSLSKIDEARHPRACNLISLICQYGDLQVAFTVVSFLLSMLSGNLKINRETYFEYSNKFLRRVEQLIAYATSGFILNPQLDLKTLMYKLFFSMISTISGLDKALVAFPKDVTLSFNSFVQGESGSFSDVLELKAEKKKPGKEEKKESLPISSKKEDHYTLYPGAATGRSLGVATAKYGFERHIYAPMLVDMSLRIFSHLLSKGLPEENKELEMCELGVLTCFMCEDVKVQRTSVGCLFSLCKQKPDLVRRFGISLADHLVDRIGSLQYIGSEHLAKDCVRLVCIFFKSKFHDLLFEAWEKSNRPSGLVEAILLQIETNMHRPLLQTPLLKLLIIMLQLETMAKTFDKQLYAVSDEVLVKMLKGDISQKDSSMAPKAVAYALVLLPMEESFRSKWVGMLVKHINASNPYVRSHVLQTLAILLKELPPDVTWKRYALMFAVALLDQLIRDYNDKCRDQMVSLISIIWNIGSIENKNELVDCISHFGKKKEKHSETYFAYFAFLCIKQEETMSAINKLNVLTLAQDFMGVILHEDASSHDGEWQYVYYWLRVLEHILTIDVRMDNFQKVCKNFSTAVWNFAIQSGTSSKHPWISAASLRILSLVLSSKKATCALLKDFDSTCVGMLKPCFKNFSIHSDVVERHRKVAESSESVIINTVKLIAGEGDAKNFSKVASKLCYLLRCSMGRRSECKERSERLLGIIGHIVKNEEFLYDSKQRVTLLKMIISIFRVAHAKESDSSWKRFRVAKTESQNADFAQSLLTNMEDRFAADGNSTEYLKLLSFARKFVLGSRLVRKKKIAIALATNQKRAALRKINRHKRRKR, encoded by the exons ATGACACAAAAGGGACGGTTCAAGTTCCAGTCCTCAGCAAAGGTCGCAAAGTCAGTAAATGCAGTTCCATTCGATGACATTTTAGCCTTCAAATCCGACG ATGCGAGGGGATGTTTTGGTATTACGCTCAGGAATCTCCTTAGGCTCAAGGACCTGTTAAAGTACAAGCAGGAACTAAAAGAGGTTCAGAGGCTTTCTCACTCAGCAAATGAGCTTCCTTGCGATTATCCTGAGGGAAATGAAGCTCTGTCCAGTGAAAACAAAGTCGTACAAGTTCTACTCGGGTGTGCAAAAGTAGCCACTCCTGTAGAACTTGAGGGTCTCTTTAGGCTACTAGCAGCCTATTTCAAG GACTTTGGTGCAAGTTGTAGTGTACCACTTGtagatattttaaaaattgtCGAACAGAATCCAGATGTAAACTCAAAGTCAGCCTTTTCTTTTCTAGTCACGTTTTTCAAGGCTCACACTACACATGTATTAAAAAACATCGAGTCCCTTATAAAGGACTTTTTGCCGTGGTTGAACCATCGCAATGGGCTCATTAGACGTCTCTCCATGGAGTCTCTCGGTATACTCCTCAGGAGGTCCAATTCGTCCACAATCGAGAATATTATCGCATTCTGCATCCACATGGATGGATCAGAAAAAATTATCCTAGCAATgatacaaaatattgatggaaattttaCATCCAAGATGGAACACATTTTTGTCTTTATACTCACAAGATTGGTAGATTGTAATCCCGAGTCTCAAGGtgaaaatgtggaaaaggTTGTAGATGTAATGAGAAAATGTATCGCGTCAATGAAGGTTTATTCAAAGGGGAAACAAGTTGATTTGGCCTGGTTAAACAATTTGTATGATGAACATATTTTTAAACTTTCACAGGATCAAATTGCCGTTCCATCATTCAGATCTCTTTGTATTGTCCTAGAGCTCTGTCTAGAGATGTTTATCAGCTTTAAATATGCGGGTTACAAGGGTTTGAGTTCCTATCCACTGATTGCAGATGGAGTCCTATTTTCCGTCCTTTTGAAGGATTTTGTGGTACCCCtcattatattttccaaggaaaatgcagttttgtTTGAAGAAATCTGTACCATGCTTCTCAGGGTTGTAAGGTCATCAACAGAGGCTACAAGAGTTTTGGATAgagattttaatgcagtaattGAGGCTATTGACTACAAGTGCGCAAGTGGTGGGAACATGAATCCATTCCTCTCCTTATTCGAGTGGAGATTAAAGAGCGATGAAATTGAGCAGATTTCTAGTGTACTTGTGctttttgcaaaaatattcaatGACAGGGAAGTCTTTCATCCGTTCCTCATTAATCCTTCAATTGTCCAGAGGATTGTCTCTTTTATTCGTGTCATCCTGAATGATATTAGCGCCTCTAATTTAGAGAATGGGTCTGCACCTTTTTCCCTGGAAGGGAAGATAAACAATCTATTCTCTTGCACAAGTGGACTGTATTGTATATTCAACGTGAGGAAAAGGCTAAAGTCTGCTCCTCCACTTGTTGTGGATGACGCATTGCTCTCGgaaattttggaagtttGTCTGAGATCCTTTTATACTCTTGAGGATAAAAGAGTGGTGATCAAGTTGTATGCGATAACTTGCGACATGGTTAAGGAAAGGTCCGAGTACATTACAAAACTCTTGTCTCTAGTTCaggaaaaggatgaaatgTTGAATAATTGGACCTTGATTGAATTTCTTCACAAGAATTTTACAAACGAAATGCATAACATTGTTCAAAAGGTTGTGACTAAGCTCCCATGTGAAGATGTACAGTTGCGCTTGAGTATCATCATGTTTGTGCAAAAGTATCTAATTAGCAGAGAGATTCGTTCTAGCGCCTATCTGGAGCCCCTGTTGGAATTTGAAACACTTTCAAACACGGTAGCTAATGGCAGGAAAAAATGTTTGCTAATGCAAAAGTCTGTAAATGTGCTTGATGTTACAGAATTTAAGGGTGCTGGTGCTAAAAGTGATGACATTGCATTTGCCGTAAATTTCATAACGAGGATTCTCGTGAgtcaatattttgtaaagtttTCTCCACTATGGCAAGGGTGTCGCGAGGCCCTCTCTATGCTGGctccaaagataaaacCGGTACCTCACGGTGGAAAATTAGTTGTTGGTATTTGGGATTGTCTTTTTGAGCAACTCGaaaatctggaaaggaGTAAAGAGGCATTTCCTGAGTTACCAAAAATACTAGAGGAGGCTATAGGCTATGAAAGGTGTGAGAGGACGGATGCAACAACTTTGCAATCCCAACTCTTGCAAATTATGTCGCATTTGATTTCTGAAATCAAGGATAGAAACTCCAAGATACAACAACTTGTGGATTACACGTACCAacaatttataaattccaAGTTGGAGCTCCAAAAGTATCCGATTGCAGCTGTTGCAAGTTTATTGCAAAAGTATAACAGGGATATTGGTGACCATGAGCTACTATCCATATGCCTCTCGGATGCCATCCGATCCAATGATCCAAAAATACGTGAGAATGCAGTGATTGTAATATCTTCAAAGTACAAGGGTATAGATGTAAAGAGGTTGTGTGAATTAGCGTCTGGCGGTTATACACAAATTTTAAGCTTGACAAAGACCGCTTTCGAGTATTCTTTGGAAGAACCCTTTGAACTTTCAACAGCTATAGAAATTAGACTGCTGGTACCAAGAATTATCCAGCACACAAACGTAGCCCATGGTGTTCCAATAATTGACTATTTCTCATCATTTCCGCCAAAATTTGTCAACATTGTACTCTTGGAACTTCTTCCACAAGAGTTTCAGGATAGTTTTCTCAATAACCTTTCCAAGGGTGGTAATGATGATTATGGAACATTAATGGGAATTATGGACTACAAGCAACAGCATGGATCGcttcctcaagttttaACTACGCTTCATCTACTGATAAAGCGTCTCATGAAACACCTAACTGAGCAATCAATCTGTATAATGAAGTTTTGCTGCAGCCTCTTGGAGAGTGATAGGGACTCTCCTATCATTGTAGAGCGTGTTTTTAAGATAATGGTTGAACTTGTAGAAGTATATGAAGGGAAAAGGCAAGAGTTTCTCTCTATTCTTTCATCAGTGCCGGAACTTGTTGTGCATTACATTAAAACTACTGCCCTGTCACTACCGTTTCTTCTCTGTTGGACTTGCAAGGGAGATTATATCGCTGAATTTTGCACAAGAGTCATTCCTGATGTCTTCCCGAGCATATTCTCTGGCAAACTTTCCAATCAAATATTGCAATTGGCAAATGACATTTACAGTGATGCTACAATTTTAGCATATGCTCAAGCCTCGGATTCTCAAAATCATCCAATGTTTGAAATCATGCTGAAATCCGCTGAACCTCTTTTGGACTCACTTGCATCATTGTATAGTTCGAGTGGAGCAATCACCGAATTCAACATAATAAAGGGGATTACATCTCTACCATTGGCTCCTTCTGTAAAGGCAAAGGCTCTGAATATACTAATCAGTTGTCTACCTGGAAGAGATGCCATGACTGGCAAAAAGTTCAAAAGTAACAAGGTGCGTGCTGAAAAGTTTAAAGAGTGGAGGAAATTGTTGGAATCGCTCTCCTTTTGTATAGCCATGATAAAGGATGAGGAAATGGTTGACAGGATTTGGGGGTTTATAAACAATTGTCTCACCTTTGTAGGTGAAATGGAGTGCAGACGCTTAGCTTCTTCCATGTTACCTTTGCTACCGTCTCAAGAAAGGGGAGTAGGGTACTTGGGAGATGTTTTATACAAGATGAATGCTACAAAGAGTAGATCTGTGGACGCAAAATTGGACCTTGATCTAAATGTTGAACTTATTTCAGATGTTGTACAAgaaattgaaaatgatgTATTATCCTTGAAATGTCTCCATACGATCCAAGTTCACGCCTTGTTTGTGATTTGGCATAACCACAGGGACCCAGGAGTTCGCCGCTCAGTTGCTTTATTGACCAGTGCCGTAATGAAGAAAATTTTTGAAGCGTTACGGAGCCAGacttcttctttggaggGCATACAAGCGCATGCAGCAGAAACTTCAATACTCTCCCAATCCATCTTTCCCTTTATAAGGAGATGTTTTGGTAGTGATAAATCTGACGATGCTTTAGTTTGTTTTTCAATAGAAGTTTTGGAGGATTTCGCAACTATATTCAGTACGGATcaaaagatgaaggaaatTCTGACAAATAGACTCCACAGTGACTTGCTGGGAAACGTTGCAATTGTGGAATGTCTAAAGAGTCTGAGGCAGTTGCAAAAGCATAAACGTTGCAAGGGTCTAAAGCAGGTGCAAAATATGGTTGGATCGAACGTTTTTTCGCGCAACACAATTTCAAAACTTTTCATACCTCTCTGTCTAAAGTTTCTCGTTCAATCGCATGCGGTCAGACATCCTGGCCTCTCTGACATGTCCAAGGAATGTATCATTGTGCTTTCAAAATCGCTATCTGCACTCTCCCTAGTCAAGTTCTTAAAGAAGTTGGTGAGCACCTACGATAGCTCCCGACTCTCTATTGTGCTCAAGATTTTTTCTAGGGTCCTACAGAACATTGCAGAGCCCACATTCTTTAACTCCCTTGCTACTGCGCAGAGTGCAGACACTGTGAGTAAGCACAGGGGACCAGAGGTCCTGGACAAGATACTCTTGAAGTTAAAGAAAATGTCGGTAAAGAACACGAATAAAAAGGCTGGGCAGGTACCAGTTCCAGAGGTATTTGAATCTGTTGGTTCGCTCCTATTCTATTTTGATGGAATGATTGTGACTCGGGAAATCACCAAACATTCTAGAATATTGAGTAAATTTCTAACTTCTAGGGATAGAGAGGTGCGAAGAGCTGCAAGAGTGTCTTTAATTAACATTCTGAAACCATTGCCATTTAATTACGCTTCATTTGTTGTCAAGGAACTTTCACTAAATCTCACAAAGGGGTTCCAATGCCCAGTACTCATCTTCACAGTCTACTCAATCATGCATTCAGTCTTGAAAAACAATGAAGGAGCAATGCTAACCACAAAGGATGAGATTTATAGAATGTTTGAAATGATTGCTGATGAGCTCTTGAGAATGCAGGAAAAGGATGACTCACTCTCGAAAATTGATGAGGCTAGACATCCAAGGGCGTGCAATTTAATTTCCCTAATttgtcagtatggagatTTGCAAGTTGCCTTTACAGTTGTATCTTTTCTACTCTCAATGTTGAGTGGTAATCTCAAGATTAACAGGGAAACTTACTTTGAATACTCCAATAAATTCTTGCGACGCGTAGAGCAGTTAATTGCATATGCAACCTCTGGgtttattttaaatccGCAACTTGATCTAAAGACCCTAATGTACAAGTTATTCTTTTCAATGATCTCCACAATCTCCGGTCTAGACAAGGCATTGGTGGCATTTCCAAAGGATGTTACATTATCCTTCAACTCTTTTGTTCAGGGAGAATCTGGGTCCTTTTCAGATGTTTTAGAGCTCAAGgctgaaaagaagaagcctggaaaagaggaaaagaaagaatCTCTGCCAATTTCAtctaaaaaggaagatcACTACACATTATATCCAGGTGCAGCCACTGGGAGGTCTTTGGGAGTTGCAACCGCAAAGTATGGGTTTGAGAGACACATTTATGCTCCCATGCTTGTGGACATGTCTCTGCGCATCTTTTCTCATTTGCTGAGCAAGGGACTTCCAGAGGAAAACAAAGAGCTTGAAATGTGCGAACTTGGAGTATTGACTTGCTTCATGTGTGAAGATGTAAAGGTGCAGAGGACTTCGGTTGGATGTCTCTTTAGTTTGTGTAAACAGAAACCGGATCTTGTTCGTCGTTTCGGTATTTCGCTTGCAGACCATCTGGTTGATCGCATAGGTTCCCTGCAGTACATTGGATCTGAACATTTAGCAAAGGATTGCGTAAGATTGGTTTGTATATTCTTCAAGTCAAAGTTCCATGACCTATTATTTGAGGCGTGGGAAAAGAGCAATAGACCAAGTGGACTCGTTGAAGCTATACTACTGCAAATTGAAACAAACATGCACCGCCCATTACTGCAAACACCTCTGCTAAAACTTTTAATCATCATGCTCCAGCTTGAGACAATGGCTAAAACATTTGATAAACAACTTTATGCGGTCTCTGACGAGGTTTTGGTTAAAATGTTAAAGGGCGACATTTCGCAAAAGGACTCTTCAATGGCTCCTAAAGCAGTTGCTTATGCTCTGGTTCTTTTGCCCATGGAGGAGAGTTTCCGTTCAAAATGGGTTGGAATGCTAGTTAAACACATTAATGCCAGCAATCCGTACGTTCGCTCCCATGTTCTCCAAACGCTGGCAATACTATTGAAGGAACTGCCTCCAGATGTTACCTGGAAGCGCTATGCTCTCATGTTTGCAGTGGCACTTTTGGACCAGTTGATAAGGGACTATAATGACAAGTGCAGAGACCAAATGGTTTCcctcatttccatcatttgGAACATTGGATCAATTGAGAATAAAAACGAGCTCGTTGACTGCATTTCccattttggaaaaaagaAGGAGAAACATAGTGAAACCTACTTTGCCTACTTTGCATTCCTCTGTATAAAGCAGGAAGAGACAATGAGTGCGATTAACAAGTTGAATGTCTTGACATTGGCCCAGGATTTTATGGGAGTAATTTTGCATGAAGATGCTTCGTCTCACGACGGGGAATGGCAGTATGTTTACTATTGGCTGAGAGTTTTGGAGCATATACTGACGATTGACGTTAGAATGGACAATTTCCAAAAGGTTTGTAAAAACTTTTCAACCGCAGTTTGGAATTTTGCCATACAATCTGGAACAAGTTCAAAACACCCATGGATAAGCGCAGCCTCTTTGCGAATACTCTCTCTTGTACTATCATCCAAAAAGGCTACTTGCGCGTTACTCAAGGACTTTGATTCCACGTGCGTTGGAATGCTAAAACCGTgctttaaaaacttttcaatTCATTCAGACGTTGTAGAACGACACAGAAAAGTTGCAGAGTCCTCGGAATCTGTCATTATAAACACCGTAAAACTCATTGCTGGAGAAGGAGATGccaaaaacttttcaaaaGTTGCCTCAAAGCTCTGCTATCTACTCAGGTGTAGTATGGGTAGACGGTCAGAATGCAAAGAGAGGAGCGAGCGTCTTTTAGGTATAATCGGCCACAttgtaaagaatgaagagttCTTGTACGACTCAAAGCAAAGGGTCACGCTACTCAAAATGATCATATCCATCTTTAGAGTAGCACACGCCAAAGAAAGCGATTCATCATGGAAGAGATTTAGAGTCGCAAAAACGGAATCGCAAAATGCAGACTTTGCACAGTCTCTCCTCACAAACATGGAAGACCGCTTTGCCGCCGATGGGAACTCTACAGAGTACCTCAAACTACTCAGCTTTGCAAGAAAGTTTGTACTCGGATCAAGGCTCGTCAGGAAAAAGAAAATTGCCATCGCCCTAGCAACCAACCAAAAACGAGCTGCTCTCCGCAAAATCAACAGGCATAAACGAAGGAAGAGGTGA